The Hemibagrus wyckioides isolate EC202008001 linkage group LG15, SWU_Hwy_1.0, whole genome shotgun sequence genome window below encodes:
- the LOC131365993 gene encoding uncharacterized protein LOC131365993 isoform X1, translating into MKGGPEKAMFFQSFPHTEEEEEEDVLKEEEEEKSVSGDPFVVVKLEDERDGQEAERSERSSGCGSALEISLFAPLDSSEDGEEERPRPLSHTPPACWPCAPGQDEVIVSPQRRRRGRRKRAKQTRLRHRRDPAAQSGLKTTEETDDTDEPPDLSPPEKCAKSTLWDFPSHKTARSGVWEYFEYFINPEGELEDYGFPTCKLCQLKVACKRGNTSNMLRHLQENHAFAYREAKRADALWLDLDSSDSDMKVELDEQNLTADWCSVEKPSEEENEDDDDGDADYTEHRVPVTPRRKRQVRSAVWQYFHYDEDRRPSCKICGWKLTAGSSGSTSNMRHHLQSQHQIVCPLTKSAGLIITLPEGDEPIKLYPPTTPRKSAVWKLFGFVMNSDGVLEENGFPICRLCHQVVASKDGNTSNMYSHLQHHHQAVYAELKHAMVPAGAEQRLDLSEVTELHPPVKRRNSPVWKYFGFIKSTEGELKEDGFPLCKMCHRRVAAKDGTTSNMLNHLRRHHQAEYEEVKLANETLPPSRSEEVYDLPELFPPSIVPLSPVWDYFGYPKNTDGVIEENERPKCKACRQSIVSKQGILSNMLRHLKFYHDSLFEELKSRTGWRRYRPYKERSRAPPIQANPDELYPPKMALKSGVWKHFGYLRNSKGVVVPDGFPVCKLCLRKVSTPRGCTTNMMVHLQRYHTTEFAEMRLNGDDNDDQTPRETGDPGPLSDLCPPRDVLEPVWEHFGYLKDAEGVVQVDGQPTCKLCGVKVSCPGESTKFLYRHLWKKHNTVYFDIKVATSSLRGEDGLVAPVLFPPTHRVKSAVWEYFGYLKDAEGTVVCDGFPICKICYLNVAAKGGNTTNMFKHLKDHHKSIYDEIRPAGPEEIVPDHTSSILYAPDGQNSKLWEYFGYLRNADGTLIEDGAPACKICGVKVMWDGESTSNMTTHLQENHEGVHAEVQEALGNPRTEYTPELPELHPPTQNAYPVWEHFGFLKDAEGSVVFDGFPICKVCRQRVESKDGDTRNMFHHLKANHRHVYQQIKPAVEKRVYKPFELCPPNGRQIDIRLWDHFGYPKNSEGEVEEDGAPVCKICLQKLTVSSRGANLTTSMLRHLRRNHQSVYEEVQEAIGAWRPEWNNEKLELYPPTQNVTSSVWEHFGYLKDAEGTVVCDGFPICKICHQKVPSKGGNTTNMFKHLKDCHRSVYGEIRSAVTNEVFEDVRSAADLHPPNTPCDPTLWEHFGYRKNSDGAVEEDGAPFCKLCLRKLVSRGETTRNMKQHLKENHNTVYTEPEEVLSSFVLELDTGTSDLHPPTRKVKSAVWKFFGYPRDAAGLVLSDGFPICKLCQKKVSAKGGNTTNMFTHLRDYHRTTYNEIKATFDPVRTENELEPVELHLPTTEALSPVWKYFGYPKNTDGSLVCDGYPLCRLCQLKVMAKGGSTTNMLMHLRAYHLDVYKEVKPAITKKSIYRPFELYPPSGQDDIKLWDHFGYQKSADGELKDDGAPVCKICLRKMIKPPTGGTPTTNMLRHLRKKHQSVYNEVQEAITTLRTAWGIEPPELHPPTQNVTSAVWQYFGYLKDADGSVVCDDFPICKLCQQKVASKRRCTTNMFKHLKDYHRTIYDEVRSAVTSETFEDLSLPTDLHPPSGQYNPKLWEYFGYRKTADGDLMEDGAPICKLCFRKLISKGETTTNMMQHLKENHNAVYSEVQREVNPFTIGGATELPELYPPEHRVRSGVWKYFGYLRDTEGPANCAGFPICKICLSKVSNKGKVTANMTTHLKDHHRSIYDDLKIPDRRPKVVLAENLPELYPPSKQPLSPIWEHFGLPKNADGVVEEDGCPVCRICGKKVSSQDGRKMIRHLHFCHFSVYEELKNTIRASKLGVDSGGQPTDLHPPSKSVRSSVWEYFGYLKNPDGTINVDGRPICKMCFHKVSSHGGNTTNMFKHLEDKHGLSQ; encoded by the exons ATGAAAGGAGGACCGGAGAAAGCGATGTTTTTCCAAAGTTTTCCCCACaccgaggaggaggaagaggaggatgtgctgaaagaggaggaggaagagaaaagcGTCTCCGGGGATCCGTTTGTCGTGGTGAAGCTGGAAGATGAAAGAGACGGACAGGAAGCGGAGAGGAGCGAGCGGTCATCAGGGTGCGGGTCAGCGCTGGAGATCAGCCTGTTCGCCCCGCTGGACTCCTCGGAGGacggagaggaggagagacCGCGGCCGCTGTCACACACACCCCCGGCCTGCTGGCCCTGTGCTCCGG GTCAGGATGAAGTAATCGTTTCTCCTCAGAGACGCCGGAGAGGACGCAGGAAGCGAGCGAAGCAAACTCGGCTGAGACACCGCAGAGATCCAGCGGCTCAGTCTGGG CTGAAAACGACGGAGGAAACGGACGACACGGACGAGCCTCCTGACCTCTCCCCTCCAGAGAAATGCGCCAAATCCACGCTCTGGGACTTCCCCTCGCACAAGACGGCTCGCTCCGGAGTCTGGGAATACTTTGAGTATTTTATAAACCCAGAAGGCGAGCTGGAGGATTACGGCTTCCCGACCTGTAAACTGTGCCAGCTAAAGGTGGCGTGTAAGAGAGGAAACACATCCAACATGCTGCGCCACCTGCAGGAAAATCATGCCTTCGCCTACAGAGAGGCCAAG agagcagacgCCCTGTGGCTCGACTTGGACTCGTCTGATTCAGACATGAAGGTGGAGTTGGATGAGCAGAACCTGACGGCCGACTGGTGCAGTGTGGAGAAACCGAGCGAGGAAGAAAACGAGGACGATGATGACGGCGATGCAGACTACACTGAGCACAGAGTTCCGGTCACTCCAAGGCGGAAGAGGCAGGTCCGGTCGGCCGTGTGGCAGTACTTCCATTACGACGAGGACAGAAGGCCTAGCTGTAAGATCTGCGGCTGGAAGCTCACTGCAGGATCTTCAGGCAGCACCAGCAACATGAGGCATCATCTGCAGAGCCAGCATCAGATCGTGTGTCCGCTCACTAAG TCTGCTGGTCTCATAATAACGTTACCTGAAGGAGATGAGCCGATTAAACTTTACCCGCCCACAACACCTCGCAAATCGGCCGTGTGGAAGCTGTTTGGCTTCGTCATGAACAGTGACGGTGTGCTGGAGGAGAATGGCTTCCCCATCTGCAGACTGTGCCATCAGGTCGTCGCATCCAAGGACGGAAACACCTCCAACATGTACAGCCACCTGCAGCACCATCACCAAGCCGTGTACGCAGAGCTGAAG CACGCGATGGTTCCTGCAGGAGCGGAGCAGAGGCTGGACCTGTCTGAGGTCACAGAGCTGCATCCTCCTGTAAAACGCAGAAACTCACCTGTTTGGAAATATTTTGGATTTATTAAAAGCACAGAGGGCGAGTTAAAAGAGGATGGATTCCCACTGTGTAAAATGTGCCATCGGAGAGTCGCAGCTAAAGACGGAACCACATCAAACATGCTGAACCACCTGCGGCGTCACCACCAGGCTGAGTATGAAGAAGTGAAG cTGGCCAATGAAACATTGCCTCCAAGTCGCTCAGAGGAGGTGTACGACCTTCCTGAGCTGTTTCCCCCCAGCATCGTCCCCCTGTCCCCTGTCTGGGATTATTTTGGCTACCCCAAAAACACAGATGGGGTGATCGAGGAGAACGAGCGTCCCAAGTGTAAAGCCTGCCGGCAGTCCATCGTCTCCAAGCAGGGCATTTTATCCAATATGCTGCGCCACCTGAAGTTCTACCATGACTCCTTATTTGAGGAGCTAAAGTCCAGGACCGGATGGCGCAGGTACAGGCCTTATAAAGAGAGAAGCCGAGCCCCTCCCATTCAGGCCAACCCAGACGAGCTGTACCCGCCCAAAATGGCTCTGAAATCTGGCGTCTGGAAACATTTTGGATATCTGAGGAACTCTAAGGGTGTGGTCGTGCCAGATGGCTTCCCGGTCTGTAAACTGTGCCTGAGAAAGGTCAGCACTCCAAGAGGATGCACCACCAACATGATGGTCCATCTCCAGAGATACCACACCACCGAGTTTGCAGAAATGAGG CTGAACGGCGACGATAACGATGACCAAACCCCCCGAGAGACTGGAGACCCAGGCCCGCTGTCAGACCTCTGCCCACCGCGAGACGTCCTGGAGCCCGTGTGGGAGCATTTCGGATACCTGAAAGACGCAGAAGGAGTGGTCCAGGTGGACGGACAGCCGACGTGTAAACTCTGTGGAGTTAAAGTTTCCTGCCCCGGtgagagcaccaaattcctctACAGGCATCTgtggaaaaaacacaacaccGTGTACTTTGACATCAAG GTGGCTACTAGTTCCTTGAGAGGAGAGGACGGACTGGTGGCCCCGGTCCTTTTCCCGCCGACTCACAGGGTGAAGTCTGCTGTCTGGGAATATTTCGGCTACTTGAAAGACGCGGAGGGGACGGTGGTCTGTGACGGCTTTCCTATATGCAAAATTTGCTACTTAAACGTAGCAGCTAAAGGAGGAAACACCACCAACATGTTCAAACATCTCAAAGATCATCACAAGTCCATCTATGATGAAATCAGG CCAGCTGGGCCCGAGGAGATCGTTCCCGACCACACATCTTCCATTCTCTATGCTCCCGATGGACAGAACTCCAAATTATGGGAATATTTCGGATACCTCAGAAATGCGGATGGGACCCTGATAGAAGACGGAGCTCCAGCTTGTAAGATTTGTGGCGTGAAGGTGATGTGGGATGGGGAGTCCACATCCAACATGACGACACACCTACAGGAGAATCATGAAGGAGTGCACGCTGAAGTGCAG GAAGCTCTCGGTAACCCAAGGACAGAATACACACCTGAGCTTCCTGAGCTTCATCCACCCACTCAGAATGCCTATCCTGTTTGGGAACATTTTGGGTTCCTGAAGGATGCAGAAGGATCGGTCGTGTTCGACGGCTTCCCCATCTGCAAAGTCTGTCGACAGAGAGTGGAGTCCAAAGACGGAGACACGAGGAACATGTTCCACCACCTGAAGGCGAATCATCGGCACGTGTACCAGCAGATCAAG CCTGCGGTTGAGAAACGGGTTTATAAGCCATTTGAGCTCTGTCCACCCAACGGCCGCCAGATCGACATCAGACTGTGGGATCACTTCGGATATCCTAAAAACTCGGAGGGTGAGGTTGAAGAAGACGGAGCTCCGGTGTGTAAAATCTGCCTTCAGAAACTCACAGTGTCCTCCAGAGGAGCAAACCTCACCACCAGCATGCTGAGGCACCTGCGGAGGAACCACCAGTCCGTCTACGAGGAGGTTCAG GAGGCAATCGGAGCCTGGAGACCTGAATGGAATAACGAAAAGCTCGAGCTCTACCCCCCCACGCAGAACGTCACATCCTCTGTGTGGGAACATTTCGGATACTTGAAAGACGCAGAGGGGACGGTGGTCTGCGACGGCTTCCCCATCTGTAAAATATGCCACCAGAAAGTGCCTTCTAAAGGAGGAAACACCACCAACATGTTCAAACACCTCAAAGACTGTCACCGGAGTGTCTACGGTGAAATCCGA TCTGCAGTGACAAACGAGGTGTTTGAGGACGTTCGCTCGGCCGCTGACCTCCACCCTCCCAACACCCCATGCGACCCCACGCTCTGGGAACATTTCGGATACCGCAAAAACTCTGATGGAGCGGTGGAAGAGGACGGAGCGCCATTCTGTAAACTCTGCCTTCGGAAGTTAGTGTCAAGAGGAGAGACAACGAGAAACATGAAGCAGCACCTTAAAGAGAaccacaacactgtgtacactgaACCTGAG GAAGTACTGAGCTCGTTTGTCTTGGAGCTGGACACAGGCACGTCAGACCTTCATCCTCCAACCCGGAAAGTGAAATCAGCCGTGTGGAAGTTTTTCGGTTACCCAAGAGATGCGGCGGGGTTGGTCCTGAGTGATGGCTTCCCCATCTGCAAACTCTGTCAGAAGAAAGTTTCTGCTAAAGGAGGGAACACCACCAACATGTTCACACACCTCCGAGATTATCACCGCACAACATATAACGAGATCAAG GCCACCTTTGATCCTGTAAGGACTGAGAACGAGCTGGAACCTGTGGAGCTTCATCTCCCCACGACAGAAGCCCTGTCCCCGGTTTGGAAATATTTCGGATACCCAAAAAACACAGACGGGTCTCTGGTGTGTGACGGCTACCCTCTGTGCAGACTGTGTCAGCTGAAAGTGATGGCGAAAGGAGGAAGCACCACAAACATGCTCATGCACCTGAGGGCCTACCACCTGGATGTGTACAAGGAAGTCAAG cCAGCTATTACTAAAAAGTCCATCTACAGACCCTTTGAACTCTATCCACCGAGTGGGCAAGACGACATTAAGTTATGGGATCACTTCGGATATCAGAAAAGTGCAGACGGAGAGCTGAAGGACGACGGAGCCCCAGTCTGTAAAATCTGCCTTCGGAAAATGATCAAACCCCCAACGGGCGGGACGCCGACCACCAACATGCTGAGGCATCTTCGGAAAAAACACCAGTCGGTGTATAACGAAGTTCAG GAAGCCATCACCACACTCAGAACAGCGTGGGGTATCGAACCACCGGAGCTCCACCCACCAACTCAGAACGTCACGTCTGCAGTCTGGCAGTATTTCGGCTACCTGAAGGACGCAGACGGCTCGGTCGTCTGTGACGACTTTCCCATCTGCAAACTGTGTCAACAGAAAGTGGCTTCTAAGCGACGGTGCACTACAAATATGTTTAAACACTTAAAGGATTATCACCGAACCATCTATGACGAGGTCCGG AGTGCAGTTACGAGCGAGACGTTTGAAGATCTTTCCCTGCCGACTGACCTCCATCCTCCCAGCGGCCAGTACAATCCCAAACTGTGGGAGTATTTCGGATATCGTAAGACTGCAGACGGGGACCTCATGGAAGACGGAGCGCCGATTTGTAAACTCTGCTTCCGGAAGCTGATTTCTAAAGGCGAGACGACGACGAACATGATGCAGCACCTTAAAGAGAACCACAACGCAGTCTACAGTGAAGTCCAG AGGGAAGTAAACCCCTTCACCATTGGAGGAGCCACTGAACTCCCCGAGCTTTATCCACCTGAACACAGAGTGAGGTCTGGCGTCTGGAAATATTTTGGTTACCTGAGAGACACTGAGGGTCCGGCCAACTGCGCAGGTTTCCCCATCTGCAAAATCTGCCTTTCAAAAGTGTCCAATAAGGGGAAAGTCACGGCCAATATGACCACACATCTTAAAGATCATCACAGAAGCATCTACGATGATCTCAAG atCCCAGACAGAAGGCCGAAAGTTGTGCTGGCTGAAAATCTCCCAGAACTTTACCCGCCATCCAAACAGCCTCTGTCTCCAATCTGGGAACATTTCGGACTTCCCAAAAACGCTGACGGAGTGGTAGAAGAGGACGGATGCCCCGTCT
- the LOC131365993 gene encoding uncharacterized protein LOC131365993 isoform X2, translating to MKGGPEKAMFFQSFPHTEEEEEEDVLKEEEEEKSVSGDPFVVVKLEDERDGQEAERSERSSGCGSALEISLFAPLDSSEDGEEERPRPLSHTPPACWPCAPGQDEVIVSPQRRRRGRRKRAKQTRLRHRRDPAAQSGLKTTEETDDTDEPPDLSPPEKCAKSTLWDFPSHKTARSGVWEYFEYFINPEGELEDYGFPTCKLCQLKVACKRGNTSNMLRHLQENHAFAYREAKRADALWLDLDSSDSDMKVELDEQNLTADWCSVEKPSEEENEDDDDGDADYTEHRVPVTPRRKRQVRSAVWQYFHYDEDRRPSCKICGWKLTAGSSGSTSNMRHHLQSQHQIVCPLTKSAGLIITLPEGDEPIKLYPPTTPRKSAVWKLFGFVMNSDGVLEENGFPICRLCHQVVASKDGNTSNMYSHLQHHHQAVYAELKHAMVPAGAEQRLDLSEVTELHPPVKRRNSPVWKYFGFIKSTEGELKEDGFPLCKMCHRRVAAKDGTTSNMLNHLRRHHQAEYEEVKLANETLPPSRSEEVYDLPELFPPSIVPLSPVWDYFGYPKNTDGVIEENERPKCKACRQSIVSKQGILSNMLRHLKFYHDSLFEELKSRTGWRRYRPYKERSRAPPIQANPDELYPPKMALKSGVWKHFGYLRNSKGVVVPDGFPVCKLCLRKVSTPRGCTTNMMVHLQRYHTTEFAEMRLNGDDNDDQTPRETGDPGPLSDLCPPRDVLEPVWEHFGYLKDAEGVVQVDGQPTCKLCGVKVSCPGESTKFLYRHLWKKHNTVYFDIKVATSSLRGEDGLVAPVLFPPTHRVKSAVWEYFGYLKDAEGTVVCDGFPICKICYLNVAAKGGNTTNMFKHLKDHHKSIYDEIRPAGPEEIVPDHTSSILYAPDGQNSKLWEYFGYLRNADGTLIEDGAPACKICGVKVMWDGESTSNMTTHLQENHEGVHAEVQEALGNPRTEYTPELPELHPPTQNAYPVWEHFGFLKDAEGSVVFDGFPICKVCRQRVESKDGDTRNMFHHLKANHRHVYQQIKPAVEKRVYKPFELCPPNGRQIDIRLWDHFGYPKNSEGEVEEDGAPVCKICLQKLTVSSRGANLTTSMLRHLRRNHQSVYEEVQEAIGAWRPEWNNEKLELYPPTQNVTSSVWEHFGYLKDAEGTVVCDGFPICKICHQKVPSKGGNTTNMFKHLKDCHRSVYGEIRSAVTNEVFEDVRSAADLHPPNTPCDPTLWEHFGYRKNSDGAVEEDGAPFCKLCLRKLVSRGETTRNMKQHLKENHNTVYTEPEEVLSSFVLELDTGTSDLHPPTRKVKSAVWKFFGYPRDAAGLVLSDGFPICKLCQKKVSAKGGNTTNMFTHLRDYHRTTYNEIKATFDPVRTENELEPVELHLPTTEALSPVWKYFGYPKNTDGSLVCDGYPLCRLCQLKVMAKGGSTTNMLMHLRAYHLDVYKEVKPAITKKSIYRPFELYPPSGQDDIKLWDHFGYQKSADGELKDDGAPVCKICLRKMIKPPTGGTPTTNMLRHLRKKHQSVYNEVQEAITTLRTAWGIEPPELHPPTQNVTSAVWQYFGYLKDADGSVVCDDFPICKLCQQKVASKRRCTTNMFKHLKDYHRTIYDESAVTSETFEDLSLPTDLHPPSGQYNPKLWEYFGYRKTADGDLMEDGAPICKLCFRKLISKGETTTNMMQHLKENHNAVYSEVQREVNPFTIGGATELPELYPPEHRVRSGVWKYFGYLRDTEGPANCAGFPICKICLSKVSNKGKVTANMTTHLKDHHRSIYDDLKIPDRRPKVVLAENLPELYPPSKQPLSPIWEHFGLPKNADGVVEEDGCPVCRICGKKVSSQDGRKMIRHLHFCHFSVYEELKNTIRASKLGVDSGGQPTDLHPPSKSVRSSVWEYFGYLKNPDGTINVDGRPICKMCFHKVSSHGGNTTNMFKHLEDKHGLSQ from the exons ATGAAAGGAGGACCGGAGAAAGCGATGTTTTTCCAAAGTTTTCCCCACaccgaggaggaggaagaggaggatgtgctgaaagaggaggaggaagagaaaagcGTCTCCGGGGATCCGTTTGTCGTGGTGAAGCTGGAAGATGAAAGAGACGGACAGGAAGCGGAGAGGAGCGAGCGGTCATCAGGGTGCGGGTCAGCGCTGGAGATCAGCCTGTTCGCCCCGCTGGACTCCTCGGAGGacggagaggaggagagacCGCGGCCGCTGTCACACACACCCCCGGCCTGCTGGCCCTGTGCTCCGG GTCAGGATGAAGTAATCGTTTCTCCTCAGAGACGCCGGAGAGGACGCAGGAAGCGAGCGAAGCAAACTCGGCTGAGACACCGCAGAGATCCAGCGGCTCAGTCTGGG CTGAAAACGACGGAGGAAACGGACGACACGGACGAGCCTCCTGACCTCTCCCCTCCAGAGAAATGCGCCAAATCCACGCTCTGGGACTTCCCCTCGCACAAGACGGCTCGCTCCGGAGTCTGGGAATACTTTGAGTATTTTATAAACCCAGAAGGCGAGCTGGAGGATTACGGCTTCCCGACCTGTAAACTGTGCCAGCTAAAGGTGGCGTGTAAGAGAGGAAACACATCCAACATGCTGCGCCACCTGCAGGAAAATCATGCCTTCGCCTACAGAGAGGCCAAG agagcagacgCCCTGTGGCTCGACTTGGACTCGTCTGATTCAGACATGAAGGTGGAGTTGGATGAGCAGAACCTGACGGCCGACTGGTGCAGTGTGGAGAAACCGAGCGAGGAAGAAAACGAGGACGATGATGACGGCGATGCAGACTACACTGAGCACAGAGTTCCGGTCACTCCAAGGCGGAAGAGGCAGGTCCGGTCGGCCGTGTGGCAGTACTTCCATTACGACGAGGACAGAAGGCCTAGCTGTAAGATCTGCGGCTGGAAGCTCACTGCAGGATCTTCAGGCAGCACCAGCAACATGAGGCATCATCTGCAGAGCCAGCATCAGATCGTGTGTCCGCTCACTAAG TCTGCTGGTCTCATAATAACGTTACCTGAAGGAGATGAGCCGATTAAACTTTACCCGCCCACAACACCTCGCAAATCGGCCGTGTGGAAGCTGTTTGGCTTCGTCATGAACAGTGACGGTGTGCTGGAGGAGAATGGCTTCCCCATCTGCAGACTGTGCCATCAGGTCGTCGCATCCAAGGACGGAAACACCTCCAACATGTACAGCCACCTGCAGCACCATCACCAAGCCGTGTACGCAGAGCTGAAG CACGCGATGGTTCCTGCAGGAGCGGAGCAGAGGCTGGACCTGTCTGAGGTCACAGAGCTGCATCCTCCTGTAAAACGCAGAAACTCACCTGTTTGGAAATATTTTGGATTTATTAAAAGCACAGAGGGCGAGTTAAAAGAGGATGGATTCCCACTGTGTAAAATGTGCCATCGGAGAGTCGCAGCTAAAGACGGAACCACATCAAACATGCTGAACCACCTGCGGCGTCACCACCAGGCTGAGTATGAAGAAGTGAAG cTGGCCAATGAAACATTGCCTCCAAGTCGCTCAGAGGAGGTGTACGACCTTCCTGAGCTGTTTCCCCCCAGCATCGTCCCCCTGTCCCCTGTCTGGGATTATTTTGGCTACCCCAAAAACACAGATGGGGTGATCGAGGAGAACGAGCGTCCCAAGTGTAAAGCCTGCCGGCAGTCCATCGTCTCCAAGCAGGGCATTTTATCCAATATGCTGCGCCACCTGAAGTTCTACCATGACTCCTTATTTGAGGAGCTAAAGTCCAGGACCGGATGGCGCAGGTACAGGCCTTATAAAGAGAGAAGCCGAGCCCCTCCCATTCAGGCCAACCCAGACGAGCTGTACCCGCCCAAAATGGCTCTGAAATCTGGCGTCTGGAAACATTTTGGATATCTGAGGAACTCTAAGGGTGTGGTCGTGCCAGATGGCTTCCCGGTCTGTAAACTGTGCCTGAGAAAGGTCAGCACTCCAAGAGGATGCACCACCAACATGATGGTCCATCTCCAGAGATACCACACCACCGAGTTTGCAGAAATGAGG CTGAACGGCGACGATAACGATGACCAAACCCCCCGAGAGACTGGAGACCCAGGCCCGCTGTCAGACCTCTGCCCACCGCGAGACGTCCTGGAGCCCGTGTGGGAGCATTTCGGATACCTGAAAGACGCAGAAGGAGTGGTCCAGGTGGACGGACAGCCGACGTGTAAACTCTGTGGAGTTAAAGTTTCCTGCCCCGGtgagagcaccaaattcctctACAGGCATCTgtggaaaaaacacaacaccGTGTACTTTGACATCAAG GTGGCTACTAGTTCCTTGAGAGGAGAGGACGGACTGGTGGCCCCGGTCCTTTTCCCGCCGACTCACAGGGTGAAGTCTGCTGTCTGGGAATATTTCGGCTACTTGAAAGACGCGGAGGGGACGGTGGTCTGTGACGGCTTTCCTATATGCAAAATTTGCTACTTAAACGTAGCAGCTAAAGGAGGAAACACCACCAACATGTTCAAACATCTCAAAGATCATCACAAGTCCATCTATGATGAAATCAGG CCAGCTGGGCCCGAGGAGATCGTTCCCGACCACACATCTTCCATTCTCTATGCTCCCGATGGACAGAACTCCAAATTATGGGAATATTTCGGATACCTCAGAAATGCGGATGGGACCCTGATAGAAGACGGAGCTCCAGCTTGTAAGATTTGTGGCGTGAAGGTGATGTGGGATGGGGAGTCCACATCCAACATGACGACACACCTACAGGAGAATCATGAAGGAGTGCACGCTGAAGTGCAG GAAGCTCTCGGTAACCCAAGGACAGAATACACACCTGAGCTTCCTGAGCTTCATCCACCCACTCAGAATGCCTATCCTGTTTGGGAACATTTTGGGTTCCTGAAGGATGCAGAAGGATCGGTCGTGTTCGACGGCTTCCCCATCTGCAAAGTCTGTCGACAGAGAGTGGAGTCCAAAGACGGAGACACGAGGAACATGTTCCACCACCTGAAGGCGAATCATCGGCACGTGTACCAGCAGATCAAG CCTGCGGTTGAGAAACGGGTTTATAAGCCATTTGAGCTCTGTCCACCCAACGGCCGCCAGATCGACATCAGACTGTGGGATCACTTCGGATATCCTAAAAACTCGGAGGGTGAGGTTGAAGAAGACGGAGCTCCGGTGTGTAAAATCTGCCTTCAGAAACTCACAGTGTCCTCCAGAGGAGCAAACCTCACCACCAGCATGCTGAGGCACCTGCGGAGGAACCACCAGTCCGTCTACGAGGAGGTTCAG GAGGCAATCGGAGCCTGGAGACCTGAATGGAATAACGAAAAGCTCGAGCTCTACCCCCCCACGCAGAACGTCACATCCTCTGTGTGGGAACATTTCGGATACTTGAAAGACGCAGAGGGGACGGTGGTCTGCGACGGCTTCCCCATCTGTAAAATATGCCACCAGAAAGTGCCTTCTAAAGGAGGAAACACCACCAACATGTTCAAACACCTCAAAGACTGTCACCGGAGTGTCTACGGTGAAATCCGA TCTGCAGTGACAAACGAGGTGTTTGAGGACGTTCGCTCGGCCGCTGACCTCCACCCTCCCAACACCCCATGCGACCCCACGCTCTGGGAACATTTCGGATACCGCAAAAACTCTGATGGAGCGGTGGAAGAGGACGGAGCGCCATTCTGTAAACTCTGCCTTCGGAAGTTAGTGTCAAGAGGAGAGACAACGAGAAACATGAAGCAGCACCTTAAAGAGAaccacaacactgtgtacactgaACCTGAG GAAGTACTGAGCTCGTTTGTCTTGGAGCTGGACACAGGCACGTCAGACCTTCATCCTCCAACCCGGAAAGTGAAATCAGCCGTGTGGAAGTTTTTCGGTTACCCAAGAGATGCGGCGGGGTTGGTCCTGAGTGATGGCTTCCCCATCTGCAAACTCTGTCAGAAGAAAGTTTCTGCTAAAGGAGGGAACACCACCAACATGTTCACACACCTCCGAGATTATCACCGCACAACATATAACGAGATCAAG GCCACCTTTGATCCTGTAAGGACTGAGAACGAGCTGGAACCTGTGGAGCTTCATCTCCCCACGACAGAAGCCCTGTCCCCGGTTTGGAAATATTTCGGATACCCAAAAAACACAGACGGGTCTCTGGTGTGTGACGGCTACCCTCTGTGCAGACTGTGTCAGCTGAAAGTGATGGCGAAAGGAGGAAGCACCACAAACATGCTCATGCACCTGAGGGCCTACCACCTGGATGTGTACAAGGAAGTCAAG cCAGCTATTACTAAAAAGTCCATCTACAGACCCTTTGAACTCTATCCACCGAGTGGGCAAGACGACATTAAGTTATGGGATCACTTCGGATATCAGAAAAGTGCAGACGGAGAGCTGAAGGACGACGGAGCCCCAGTCTGTAAAATCTGCCTTCGGAAAATGATCAAACCCCCAACGGGCGGGACGCCGACCACCAACATGCTGAGGCATCTTCGGAAAAAACACCAGTCGGTGTATAACGAAGTTCAG GAAGCCATCACCACACTCAGAACAGCGTGGGGTATCGAACCACCGGAGCTCCACCCACCAACTCAGAACGTCACGTCTGCAGTCTGGCAGTATTTCGGCTACCTGAAGGACGCAGACGGCTCGGTCGTCTGTGACGACTTTCCCATCTGCAAACTGTGTCAACAGAAAGTGGCTTCTAAGCGACGGTGCACTACAAATATGTTTAAACACTTAAAGGATTATCACCGAACCATCTATGACGAG AGTGCAGTTACGAGCGAGACGTTTGAAGATCTTTCCCTGCCGACTGACCTCCATCCTCCCAGCGGCCAGTACAATCCCAAACTGTGGGAGTATTTCGGATATCGTAAGACTGCAGACGGGGACCTCATGGAAGACGGAGCGCCGATTTGTAAACTCTGCTTCCGGAAGCTGATTTCTAAAGGCGAGACGACGACGAACATGATGCAGCACCTTAAAGAGAACCACAACGCAGTCTACAGTGAAGTCCAG AGGGAAGTAAACCCCTTCACCATTGGAGGAGCCACTGAACTCCCCGAGCTTTATCCACCTGAACACAGAGTGAGGTCTGGCGTCTGGAAATATTTTGGTTACCTGAGAGACACTGAGGGTCCGGCCAACTGCGCAGGTTTCCCCATCTGCAAAATCTGCCTTTCAAAAGTGTCCAATAAGGGGAAAGTCACGGCCAATATGACCACACATCTTAAAGATCATCACAGAAGCATCTACGATGATCTCAAG atCCCAGACAGAAGGCCGAAAGTTGTGCTGGCTGAAAATCTCCCAGAACTTTACCCGCCATCCAAACAGCCTCTGTCTCCAATCTGGGAACATTTCGGACTTCCCAAAAACGCTGACGGAGTGGTAGAAGAGGACGGATGCCCCGTCT